The window CGGGCATCCTGCGCGAGTATGCCTTCGATCATGAGACCGGTGTTTTCACGTGCGCCTGGGAAGAAGACCCCTCCCAGGGACAATCCTCGATCGTGTTCCTGCCCGCACGCCGGTTTGCGAACGCGGAGGCGCCTTTCCCGGATGCCCGCATCGAACCCATCGCACCCGGCACATCGAACCTGATCCTCACGATTCCCGCCGGAAACGAAAAGCGCAGGCGCGACATCCGTCTATCCGCACCGGTAAGGTGATCGAAAGCAAAGAAAAAGGGCAGGCGCGAAGGCCTGCCCTGTGGCATTGCGGGGTTGACGAATCAGAATTTCAGCGTGGAGCCCACGTAGATATAATCGCCGTCGTTGTGTGCGCTGCCCTTGTTGAGCATATACCCGTTCCATTCGACGAAGTTGCCGTCGAAAGCGCCCTCGCCCCGGAACCAGTGCGCCCAGCCGGCGTCGAATTGAAGATCCTTGCTGTAATTGTAGAAGAGCGCAAGATAGGACTCCGTGCCCATGTGGCTGCCGCTGGATTTCGTCACGCGGCTGGGCTGGCCGGCGACGGGCATGTCGAAGGTGTCGTCGGCGCCGAAATAGGACACGCACAACAGCATGACCAGTTTCTCCATCGGGAAGGTCAGCACGCCGATGCGCACGTCGTAGCCATTGGAGAAGTCGTTGTTCAGATCCACGAATCCGCTGTAAATCTGGTTCGAAAACAGGCGGTTGAAACTGACGCTTGAGCGGGGATACAGGGGATTGGCCGACACGGAGCGGTTGTCTTCGCCGCTGAAATAGACGCCGCCGACAAACAGGCGCGGCTTCCACGGGCAATCGAAACTATAGCCCACTTCCAGTTTGGCCGCCCAGGCGTCCGCATCCGCATCGTGATCCCCGTACAGTCCCGGCTTGAACGTGAAACCGGCCTGATCCATGTCGCCGAATTGATAGGCGACTTCCGCCTCGAAATCGAATGCGCCGACCTTGCCGGCCGAACGCGCGCCAACGGTATGGAGTTCGGTCGGATCATACGTCGGATCGAATCCGGCCGGACCCACCGGGTCGGACGGCAACGCCCGCGCGTCGCGAAGATAAAGCCAGTACAGATCGAAGGCGACATTCTCGATGGCCTTGCAGGTCCCGTAGATGCCGTAAAAGTCAACGTCGCCGTCTTCCTCGGCGGGGCTTCCCTCAGCCAGCTTGCTCATCCAGGCGTCCACGGTAAACGTCTGGCCGGCGTACGTCAGCCGCACGGCGTCGAAGGACAGCCCCCGGAACAAAGGCGCCTTGTCGCCTTTGCCGACGAGGAACTCGCTGCCGAAACTCAATTCCTGCCGTCCGATGCGGAGGGCAAGCGGCGTGCCGTACAATTCACGCGCCTCGATATAGGCTTGGTAAAGACTCACGTCGCCGTCGGGACCGAGCAGCGTCGGCGTGAGGCCCGTCGTGGAACGGCTGTCCACGCCGGTCAGGTAATCGCTGCGGAAATCCTCGCCCCACACGTCGTAACTGTCGAATTCGACGAAGGCGTTCACATTGTCCGTGAAATCTGCGCTGACATGCAGACGCGTCCGTTGTTCGACGAAATTCGTGTTGTTGGAACGCCGGTTCCAACTCAGATAACTGACTGCGCCCAATCCGTTGTTCGGATAGGCAAACGGGCCGCCGATGGGGCGTCCCGCCAATTCCGCCGGGGTATACCGGACTTCAATGGGACCGGGACCCGCGAGCGTGCTCGACACGAAATTCGCTCGCAGCCGGATTTCGCCGCCGACCTGGACGTTTTGCAGGTCCGCTTGCGCGGCCATCGGGATCGTCAATACAAGAAATAACAACACACCTATGATTGTCCGCTTCATTGCACTTTTCTCCTCCGCTATATTCAGCCTTTCCCCAACAACGCCCAAATCCTACCACAAGGTACGGTTTGTATCAAGACTTTTTTTGAGAGTACCGAGTTCTTAAGACAGAAGGATGAGAATTTCCATGAAGATTGGCATTTCCGGGCAATTTCATGTCGGATCACGCAACGAAATCTTGTGTTGAAATTGAAAATGGCCATTTGGTAGCGCCGATTTCCCAATCGGCATGTCGTGTTTCAACAAGCCGATTTGGAAATCGGCGTTGCATTCCGAGACCTTCACGATTCCGAGAACACGGTACACTCAAGAAGATTATTTGTTTTCCTACAAAAAGCGATTCCTTGAGGTATTTTCATTGTATGCGATCATCATAAGCGAATATAATGAAAAATACAAATAATGCGGTCGGCACACGGCGGTCTGCGGTAAACTTTTATTGAAGATGGATTCATGTTATACTATGAATCGTTTTTGGGTTGAAACCCGTATCCTGGGCGACGAGTCCGAGTTCGTAACACGTGGATGCAACAGGCAAAATCTCTTTGCATGCCGGCAATGAGGCCGGTTTCAATGTCAAACAGTATGGTTTCTCGATTTCCAAAATGGATTCGGCGTTCGTGGTCGGCCCCGGACGGGGTAATCGCCACGCGCGGCGTATTGGAAGACTTGCGGTTGCATACGGTGTGCCGCAGCGCGCGTTGTCCGAATCGTTCCGAGTGCTGGCAGCGCCGCACGGCCACGTTCATGATTTTGGGCGGGCAATGCACGCGGAATTGTTCGTTTTGCGCGGTGGCGCATGGGCGGCCGGAAAATGTCGAAGAGGATGAACCGGCCCGGATAGCCGAGGCGGTAAAACGCCTCGAATTGAGGCATGTGGTTGTGACCTCCGTCACGCGCGACGATTTGCCGGATGGTGGCGCAT of the Candidatus Hydrogenedentota bacterium genome contains:
- a CDS encoding alginate export family protein: MKRTIIGVLLFLVLTIPMAAQADLQNVQVGGEIRLRANFVSSTLAGPGPIEVRYTPAELAGRPIGGPFAYPNNGLGAVSYLSWNRRSNNTNFVEQRTRLHVSADFTDNVNAFVEFDSYDVWGEDFRSDYLTGVDSRSTTGLTPTLLGPDGDVSLYQAYIEARELYGTPLALRIGRQELSFGSEFLVGKGDKAPLFRGLSFDAVRLTYAGQTFTVDAWMSKLAEGSPAEEDGDVDFYGIYGTCKAIENVAFDLYWLYLRDARALPSDPVGPAGFDPTYDPTELHTVGARSAGKVGAFDFEAEVAYQFGDMDQAGFTFKPGLYGDHDADADAWAAKLEVGYSFDCPWKPRLFVGGVYFSGEDNRSVSANPLYPRSSVSFNRLFSNQIYSGFVDLNNDFSNGYDVRIGVLTFPMEKLVMLLCVSYFGADDTFDMPVAGQPSRVTKSSGSHMGTESYLALFYNYSKDLQFDAGWAHWFRGEGAFDGNFVEWNGYMLNKGSAHNDGDYIYVGSTLKF